A region of Streptomyces deccanensis DNA encodes the following proteins:
- a CDS encoding aldehyde dehydrogenase family protein: MTRFAAPGTDGAVVSYEARYDHFIGGEYVPPARGQYFENPSPVNGLPFTEIARGTSEDVERALDAAHAAAPGWGRTSVTERSDVLRRIADRMEANLEQLAVAESWENGKPVRETLAADIPLAIDHFRYFAGAIRAQEGSLAELDDDTVAYHFHEPLGVVAQIIPWNFPILMATWKLAPALAAGNAVVLKPAEQTPASIHVWMSLVADLLPPGVVNIVNGFGVEAGKPLASSPRVAKVAFTGETTTGRLIMQYASENITPVTLELGGKSPNIFFDDVWSANDDFRDKALEGFTMFALNQGEVCTCPSRALVQRGNYAEFMEAAVARTEQIKTGHPLDTETMIGAQASNDQLEKILSYLDIGRQEGAKVLTGGERIEHDGELKGGYYVQPTIFEGDNRMRIFQEEIFGPVVSVTSFDDFDDAIKIANDTLYGLGAGVWTRDTNTAYRAGRAIQAGRVWTNCYHAYPAHAAFGGYKGSGIGRETHKMMLDHYQQTKNLLVSYSPKKLGFF; encoded by the coding sequence ATGACCCGTTTCGCAGCGCCCGGTACGGATGGCGCGGTCGTCTCCTACGAGGCGCGTTACGACCACTTCATCGGGGGTGAGTACGTGCCGCCGGCGCGCGGGCAGTACTTCGAGAACCCGAGTCCGGTGAACGGGCTGCCGTTCACCGAGATCGCGCGGGGTACGAGCGAGGACGTGGAGCGCGCGTTGGACGCGGCGCACGCGGCCGCGCCCGGCTGGGGGCGCACGTCCGTGACCGAGCGTTCGGACGTCCTGCGGAGGATCGCCGACCGGATGGAGGCAAATCTGGAGCAGTTGGCGGTCGCGGAGAGCTGGGAGAACGGCAAGCCGGTGCGGGAGACGCTGGCCGCGGACATCCCGCTCGCCATCGACCACTTCCGGTACTTCGCGGGGGCGATCCGCGCGCAGGAGGGTTCGCTGGCGGAGCTCGACGACGACACGGTGGCGTACCACTTCCACGAGCCGTTGGGTGTGGTCGCCCAGATCATCCCGTGGAACTTCCCGATCCTCATGGCGACCTGGAAGCTCGCGCCGGCGCTGGCGGCGGGCAACGCGGTCGTGCTCAAGCCGGCCGAGCAGACCCCGGCGTCCATCCACGTCTGGATGAGCCTGGTGGCCGATCTGCTCCCGCCGGGTGTGGTGAACATCGTCAACGGGTTCGGGGTGGAGGCGGGCAAGCCGCTGGCGTCGAGTCCGCGGGTGGCGAAGGTGGCGTTCACGGGCGAGACGACGACGGGGCGTCTGATCATGCAGTACGCCTCGGAGAACATCACGCCGGTGACTCTCGAACTCGGCGGAAAGTCGCCGAACATCTTCTTCGACGACGTGTGGTCGGCGAACGACGATTTCCGTGACAAGGCCCTCGAAGGCTTCACGATGTTCGCGCTCAACCAGGGTGAGGTGTGCACCTGTCCGTCGCGGGCGCTGGTGCAGCGCGGCAACTACGCCGAGTTCATGGAGGCGGCCGTCGCCCGCACGGAGCAGATCAAGACCGGGCACCCGCTGGACACCGAGACGATGATCGGCGCCCAGGCCTCCAACGACCAGTTGGAGAAGATCCTCTCCTATCTGGACATCGGTCGGCAGGAGGGCGCGAAGGTCCTGACCGGCGGGGAACGCATCGAACATGACGGCGAGTTGAAGGGCGGTTACTACGTCCAGCCGACGATCTTCGAGGGCGACAACCGTATGCGGATCTTCCAGGAGGAGATCTTCGGCCCGGTCGTCTCCGTGACCTCGTTCGACGACTTCGACGACGCCATCAAGATCGCCAACGACACGCTGTACGGCCTGGGTGCGGGTGTCTGGACGCGTGACACCAACACCGCCTATCGCGCGGGCCGTGCCATCCAGGCGGGCCGGGTCTGGACGAACTGCTACCACGCCTACCCGGCGCACGCCGCGTTCGGCGGTTACAAGGGTTCAGGTATCGGCCGTGAGACCCACAAGATGATGCTGGACCACTATCAGCAGACCAAGAACTTGTTGGTGTCGTACTCGCCGAAGAAGCTGGGCTTCTTCTAG
- a CDS encoding cytochrome P450 has product MNGSPLPDRCATSVVESCPLGAATTLAELARDPHPRLALLRAREPVSWVRELDGWLVTRRDLALSVMRDAATFTVDDPRFSTAQIVGPSMLSLDGDQHTRHREPFSSPFRPRAVRDGFAAFTERETDRLITGLKPTGAVDLRRAFAGPLAVAVVTEALGLVGTDGETVLAWYDSIVQSVSDITAGHEAGPAGLAAYAQLRTAVEATVADRHASSLLVSAAGQLAVPEVASNAAVLMFGGIETTEAMITNALLHLLRHPDQLALVRADSDLLDGAIEESLRLEPGAAVVDRYATRDTVLGPATIRRGDLVTVSLTGANRDPAVFPDPDLFDVRRENARLQLAFAHGPHYCLAAHLARLETRIALQHLLERLPGLRLDPGHPAAPYGLVFRKPTTLHVRWDQAA; this is encoded by the coding sequence GTGAACGGTTCACCTCTGCCAGACAGGTGCGCCACGAGCGTCGTCGAATCCTGTCCGCTCGGTGCCGCGACCACGCTCGCCGAACTCGCCCGGGACCCGCATCCGCGGCTGGCGCTGCTTCGTGCGCGGGAGCCGGTGTCGTGGGTCCGCGAGTTGGACGGCTGGCTGGTGACCCGTCGTGATCTCGCCCTCAGCGTGATGCGGGACGCCGCGACCTTCACCGTCGATGACCCCCGGTTCTCCACCGCGCAGATCGTCGGCCCCAGCATGCTGTCGCTCGACGGCGACCAGCACACCCGGCACCGCGAGCCCTTCAGCTCCCCTTTCCGTCCCCGGGCCGTGCGTGACGGTTTCGCCGCGTTCACAGAGCGGGAGACCGACAGACTCATCACCGGGCTGAAGCCGACGGGCGCCGTCGACCTGCGACGTGCCTTCGCCGGCCCCCTTGCGGTTGCGGTCGTGACCGAGGCGCTGGGCCTGGTCGGCACCGACGGCGAGACGGTGCTCGCCTGGTACGACTCCATCGTGCAGTCGGTCTCGGACATAACCGCCGGCCACGAGGCGGGCCCCGCGGGTCTCGCAGCATACGCGCAGCTGAGAACTGCGGTGGAAGCCACCGTGGCCGACCGGCACGCTTCCTCTCTCCTCGTCTCGGCCGCCGGGCAGCTGGCAGTGCCCGAGGTGGCGTCCAATGCCGCCGTACTGATGTTCGGAGGCATCGAGACCACCGAAGCGATGATCACCAACGCGCTGCTGCACCTGCTGCGGCACCCCGACCAACTCGCCCTCGTCCGGGCCGACTCCGATCTGCTGGACGGCGCGATCGAGGAATCCCTTCGCCTCGAACCCGGCGCGGCGGTCGTGGACCGCTACGCCACCCGTGACACCGTCCTCGGCCCGGCCACGATCCGCCGTGGCGACCTCGTCACCGTCTCCCTTACGGGGGCCAACCGCGACCCAGCCGTCTTCCCCGACCCCGACCTGTTCGACGTCCGCCGCGAGAACGCGCGTCTGCAACTGGCCTTCGCACACGGCCCTCACTACTGCCTCGCGGCGCACCTCGCCCGTCTGGAGACCCGCATCGCCCTCCAGCACCTGCTCGAACGCCTCCCCGGCCTGCGCCTCGACCCCGGCCACCCCGCCGCCCCGTACGGCCTGGTCTTCCGCAAGCCCACCACCCTGCATGTGCGGTGGGACCAAGCGGCCTGA